One part of the Musa acuminata AAA Group cultivar baxijiao chromosome BXJ1-5, Cavendish_Baxijiao_AAA, whole genome shotgun sequence genome encodes these proteins:
- the LOC103983798 gene encoding large ribosomal subunit protein uL4, giving the protein MASAAVRPLVTVQALEGDMATDAPSAVPLPDVLKAPIRPDVVRFVHANLSKNSRQPYAVSKRAGHQTSAESWGTGRAVSRIPRVPGGGTHRAGQGAFGNMCRGGRMFAPTKTWRRWHRRVNINMRRFAVASALAASAVPSLVLARGHRIESVPELPLVVSDSVEGVEKTASAIKILKQIGALPDAEKAKDSQGIRPGTGKMRNRRYISRKGPLIVYGTEGSKIVKAFRNIPGVDVANVERLNLLKLAPGGHIGRFIIWTKSAFEKLDSVFGTFDKPSEKKKGYVLPRSKMLNADLSRIINSDEVQSVVRPIKKEVKRHTLKKNPLKNLYTLLKLNPYAKTARRMALLAEAQRVKAKKEKLDEKRTQLPKEEAAAIKAAGRAWYKTMISDSDYAEFDNFSKWLGVTQ; this is encoded by the exons ATGGCATCGGCCGCTGTCCGCCCCCTCGTCACCGTGCAGGCCCTCGAGGGCGACATGGCTACCGACGCGCCATCCGCCGTCCCCCTCCCAGACGTCCTCAAGGCCCCGATCCGCCCTGACGTCGTCCGCTTCGTTCATGCGAACCTGTCCAAGAACAGCCGCCAGCCCTACGCCGTCTCCAAGCGCGCCGGCCACCAGACATCCGCCGAGTCCTGGGGCACCGGCCGCGCCGTCTCCCGAATCCCCCGCGTCCCCGGTGGAGGCACCCACCGCGCCGGCCAGGGTGCCTTCGGCAACATGTGCCGTGGCGGGCGCATGTTCGCCCCCACCAAGACCTGGCGCCGCTGGCACCGCCGCGTCAACATCAACATGCGCCGCTTCGCCGTCGCCTCCGCCCTCGCCGCGTCTGCCGTCCCTTCCCTCGTTCTCGCCCGTGGTCACCGCATCGAGTCCGTTCCCGAGCTCCCCCTCGTGGTCTCCGACTCCGTCGAGGGCGTGGAGAAGACTGCCTCCGCCATCAAGATCCTCAAGCAGATCGGTGCCCTCCCCGATGCTGAGAAGGCCAAGGACAGCCAGGGCATTCGCCCCGGGACGGGAAAGATGAGAAACCGTCGCTATATCTCGCGCAAGGGTCCCTTGATCGTCTACGGCACTGAGGGCTCCAAGATCGTTAAGGCTTTCCGTAACATTCCTGGCGTCGATGTGGCCAATGTGGAGCGCCTCAATCTTCTGAAGTTGGCACCGGGAGGCCACATCGGCAGGTTCATCATCTGGACCAAATCCGCCTTTGAGAAGCTGGACTCTGTGTTCGGTACCTTCGACAAGCCATCTGAGAAGAAGAAGGGGTACGTGCTGCCGAGGTCCAAGATGCTGAATGCTGATCTCTCGAGGATTATAAACTCTGATGAGGTGCAGTCGGTGGTGCGACCGATCAAGAAGGAGGTGAAGAGGCACACTCTGAAGAAGAACCCGCTGAAGAATCTCTACACCCTTTTGAAGCTGAACCCCTATGCCAAGACCGCCAGGAGGATGGCTCTGCTCGCTGAGGCCCAGCGGGTCAAGGCCAAGAAGGAGAAGCTCGACGAGAAGAGGACCCAGCTCCCCAAG gAGGAAGCTGCTGCGATCAAGGCTGCTGGTCGGGCGTGGTACAAGACTATGATCTCCGACAGTGACTATGCTGAGTTCGACAACTTCTCCAAGTGGCTTGGCGTGACACAGTGA